Proteins from one Deltaproteobacteria bacterium genomic window:
- a CDS encoding MFS transporter yields MRRRPEDMGLQPDGRSSADDEKIGAAPRPGKSPHRPPADDVAWTRREALGTPAFWLIVVTFGVAHVGVSGLNLHVFSFVSDQVHPLTVAALVMSTIALMQFSTPLVWGLGAERLNIARLMMVKFLFQAVGISLALFGPGLAALYCGFFLYGIGMGGTQVLAEVIWANYFGRVSLGTIRGLGSLLTYIFSAGGPPFSGFLFDATRSYRLSFTIFIGLLLFSSVLSLFLRPPTKKVAPIFLRGRWR; encoded by the coding sequence ATGCGCCGGCGGCCGGAAGACATGGGTTTGCAGCCCGACGGCCGATCGAGTGCGGACGATGAAAAGATTGGCGCTGCGCCGCGCCCCGGGAAATCGCCTCATCGCCCGCCGGCTGACGACGTTGCATGGACGCGGCGCGAGGCGCTGGGCACGCCGGCTTTTTGGCTGATCGTCGTCACCTTTGGCGTTGCCCATGTGGGCGTCAGCGGGCTTAACTTGCACGTGTTTTCCTTCGTTAGCGATCAGGTCCACCCGTTGACGGTTGCGGCTTTGGTCATGAGCACCATCGCGCTGATGCAGTTCAGCACGCCACTGGTTTGGGGCCTCGGCGCCGAGCGCCTGAATATCGCCCGCCTGATGATGGTAAAATTCTTGTTTCAAGCGGTGGGAATCTCGTTGGCGTTGTTCGGTCCCGGCTTGGCTGCGCTTTACTGTGGTTTTTTTCTCTACGGCATCGGCATGGGCGGCACGCAAGTGTTGGCGGAGGTGATCTGGGCCAACTATTTCGGCCGGGTGTCGCTCGGCACCATCCGCGGCCTGGGCTCTTTACTAACTTATATATTCAGCGCCGGCGGGCCGCCGTTTTCCGGTTTTCTCTTCGACGCGACCAGAAGCTACCGACTATCGTTTACGATTTTTATCGGGCTACTACTGTTCTCGTCGGTGCTGAGCCTGTTTCTCCGGCCGCCGACGAAAAAAGTAGCGCCAATCTTTCTACGAGGGCGATGGCGATGA
- a CDS encoding VOC family protein, with product MSSTIRTCLWFRDGRGREAAEFYCSLIPGSRVEHVFTIDNAEMGTSWLIDFTLGGVPYQILDAGPYFTLTEAVSISVETPDQGETDRLWAALTANGGQESRCGWLKDRFGVSWQVFPKRLTELTLNADKKVAAKAMAAMMKQTKIDIAPIEAAVLA from the coding sequence ATGTCCAGCACGATTCGCACTTGCCTCTGGTTCCGTGACGGACGGGGCCGGGAGGCCGCAGAATTCTACTGCTCTCTCATTCCGGGAAGCCGGGTCGAGCACGTCTTCACAATCGATAATGCCGAGATGGGCACGTCCTGGCTAATCGACTTCACCCTCGGCGGAGTGCCTTACCAGATACTCGATGCCGGACCGTATTTCACACTGACCGAGGCCGTGTCGATTTCGGTCGAAACCCCCGACCAGGGCGAGACCGATCGACTATGGGCCGCGCTCACTGCCAATGGTGGCCAGGAAAGCCGCTGCGGCTGGCTGAAGGACCGCTTTGGCGTGTCCTGGCAAGTGTTCCCGAAACGGCTGACCGAATTGACACTGAACGCAGACAAGAAAGTCGCTGCCAAAGCAATGGCCGCGATGATGAAACAGACGAAAATCGACATCGCCCCGATTGAAGCGGCGGTTCTCGCTTGA
- a CDS encoding xanthine dehydrogenase family protein molybdopterin-binding subunit: protein MKSMQFTRRQFLKSTGALVVSFNLLPPAGKVFAQFAKLPSGDIDPTSLDSWLVITPDGYVTFYTSKVEIGTGTITALAQFVAEELDVAFNKIKMDSGDTEKTIEQGSTVGSRSIERAGPQIRQAAAAARHELFKLASAQLGAPVEKLTVADGVVSVVGEPSKRVTYGQLIGGKKFNTKLSVKGTGWDMVVAPEVKAKNPKDYKVVGQSIQRVELPRKVTGEHDYIHDVRLPGMLHGRVVRPPAINTDPESIDQDSIKGIPGVVMIAREGKFVGVVAKTEWAAIKAARALKVTWAKPTSKVPGTADEVYTYLKNTKPVRSLKPVDKGSATKALAEARKVYQSSYRFPFQMHGMIRPSCSIADVKGNKATIWSGPQGPFRTRSTVAAILGLKDQDVRIIYHEASGSYGRMSTDDGAEDAAILSRAVGAPVRVQWSRQDEHGWEPKGPAQVDEIKAAVDSDGKITAWEFADYGQPWTASGSTPLLASLQVGLRPTNPGGSNGTQSSGEFYTIANHLINIHHINWHFPEPIPLRTSNLRAPGDVARCFASEGFIDEIAADLKVDPVEFRLKNLTGNKRAIECLQAAADKAGWQKRPSPAPAQSGNIAKGRGVALTNRAQTYVAIVAEVEVNKTTGQVAVKKLVCSHDCGLIVNPDGVKNQVEGNVIQGVSRAMYEEVLFDKDSSVTSLDWATYPILRFTELPEFELVLINRPEMNPLGAGEGATIPPAAAIANAIYDAVGARLKEGPFTPKRVLAAMQKKA from the coding sequence ATGAAATCAATGCAATTCACCCGCAGACAATTTCTTAAATCCACCGGCGCGCTGGTCGTCAGCTTCAACTTGCTGCCGCCCGCCGGCAAAGTATTTGCCCAGTTCGCCAAGCTGCCCTCCGGCGACATCGATCCGACTTCGCTCGACTCGTGGCTCGTCATCACGCCGGACGGTTACGTGACCTTTTACACCAGCAAGGTCGAGATCGGCACCGGCACGATCACCGCGCTGGCGCAGTTTGTCGCCGAGGAATTGGACGTGGCGTTTAACAAGATCAAAATGGACTCCGGCGACACCGAAAAAACCATCGAGCAGGGCTCCACCGTCGGCAGCCGCTCCATCGAGCGCGCCGGCCCGCAGATTCGCCAGGCCGCCGCGGCTGCGCGCCACGAATTGTTCAAGCTCGCCAGCGCCCAGCTCGGCGCGCCGGTGGAGAAGCTTACCGTCGCCGACGGCGTCGTCAGCGTGGTCGGCGAGCCTTCCAAGCGCGTTACTTATGGCCAACTGATCGGCGGGAAAAAATTCAACACCAAGCTCTCGGTCAAAGGCACGGGCTGGGACATGGTGGTCGCGCCGGAAGTCAAAGCGAAAAACCCCAAAGACTACAAAGTCGTCGGCCAGTCGATTCAACGCGTTGAGCTGCCGCGCAAGGTGACCGGCGAGCATGACTACATTCACGACGTGCGCCTGCCTGGCATGCTGCACGGCCGCGTCGTGCGGCCGCCGGCGATCAACACCGACCCGGAGTCCATCGACCAGGACTCGATCAAAGGCATTCCCGGGGTCGTGATGATTGCCCGCGAAGGAAAATTCGTCGGCGTGGTCGCCAAGACCGAGTGGGCGGCGATCAAAGCGGCGCGCGCCTTGAAAGTCACCTGGGCCAAACCGACCAGCAAAGTGCCGGGCACGGCGGATGAAGTTTACACCTACTTGAAAAACACCAAGCCAGTGCGCTCGCTCAAGCCGGTGGACAAAGGCAGCGCGACCAAAGCCTTGGCGGAAGCCAGGAAAGTTTACCAGTCGAGCTACCGCTTCCCGTTTCAGATGCACGGCATGATTCGCCCATCCTGCTCCATCGCTGATGTCAAAGGCAACAAGGCGACTATCTGGTCCGGACCGCAAGGGCCGTTCCGCACGCGCAGCACGGTGGCAGCGATCCTCGGCTTGAAAGACCAGGACGTGCGCATCATCTACCACGAAGCGTCGGGCTCCTATGGCCGCATGAGCACCGACGACGGCGCCGAAGACGCCGCGATCCTCTCGCGCGCCGTCGGCGCGCCGGTGCGCGTCCAATGGTCGCGCCAAGACGAACACGGCTGGGAGCCCAAGGGTCCGGCACAAGTTGACGAAATCAAAGCCGCGGTCGACAGCGACGGCAAAATCACCGCGTGGGAGTTCGCCGACTACGGCCAGCCGTGGACCGCGTCGGGCTCGACGCCGCTGTTGGCGTCACTGCAAGTCGGACTTCGCCCGACCAACCCCGGCGGCTCCAACGGCACGCAAAGCAGCGGCGAGTTCTACACCATCGCCAATCACCTGATCAACATTCATCACATCAACTGGCATTTCCCGGAGCCGATCCCGCTGCGCACCAGCAACCTGCGCGCGCCGGGCGACGTCGCGCGCTGCTTCGCCAGCGAAGGATTCATCGACGAGATCGCCGCCGATTTGAAGGTCGACCCGGTGGAGTTTCGTTTGAAAAATCTCACTGGCAACAAGCGCGCCATAGAATGTCTCCAAGCCGCCGCCGACAAAGCCGGCTGGCAGAAACGGCCATCACCCGCACCCGCCCAAAGCGGCAATATCGCCAAGGGCCGCGGCGTGGCGCTGACCAATCGCGCCCAAACCTACGTTGCCATCGTCGCCGAAGTGGAAGTCAACAAGACCACCGGACAAGTGGCGGTGAAAAAACTCGTGTGCAGCCACGACTGCGGCCTGATCGTCAACCCCGACGGCGTGAAGAACCAAGTCGAAGGCAACGTCATCCAAGGCGTCAGCCGCGCGATGTACGAAGAAGTGCTGTTCGACAAAGACAGCAGCGTCACCAGCCTCGACTGGGCGACTTATCCAATCCTGCGCTTCACCGAGCTACCCGAGTTTGAGCTAGTGCTAATCAACCGCCCAGAAATGAACCCCCTCGGTGCCGGCGAAGGCGCGACGATCCCCCCCGCCGCGGCGATCGCCAACGCCATCTACGACGCTGTCGGCGCCAGATTGAAAGAAGGGCCGTTTACACCGAAGCGCGTGCTGGCGGCGATGCAGAAGAAGGCGTGA
- a CDS encoding ABC transporter substrate-binding protein gives MRRRFAVIRLLIVALVSLFQSAIAFDAHGAAAPTKLIIAHAANNPRVAPLWVTDEQGFFSKHGIKAEVIYIRNSALSLSALYSKSIDISQAGGISVLGIGDKGPEVKIIAAFTSKLTHDLVVRPSINSAKDLRGKRLGVQVIGGSLWITAMLALEQLKIDPARDDIKVLTIGDQIVLAQALESGVIDAAPLDTAFSKKLKQKGFPVLVELNKTNTRTVSSTVVVLNSFLQSQPQVLENLLKALIEGTAFTLATDNKPLVVKTIMKRLKISDPADAEEGYAGLAPSTELKPYPSMEGMRNMQRFMKTQNPQVANVNLDSLIDARLVKKLDDSGFIDQTLKSYGLGK, from the coding sequence GTGAGAAGGAGGTTTGCGGTGATCAGACTCCTTATCGTTGCCCTGGTTTCGCTATTCCAATCGGCCATCGCCTTCGATGCCCATGGCGCTGCGGCGCCGACGAAACTGATTATCGCCCACGCCGCTAATAACCCGCGCGTTGCCCCGCTTTGGGTTACCGACGAGCAGGGCTTTTTCTCCAAGCACGGCATCAAGGCGGAAGTCATTTACATCCGCAACAGCGCGCTGTCGCTCAGTGCGCTTTATTCGAAAAGCATCGACATCAGCCAGGCTGGTGGCATCTCGGTGCTCGGCATTGGCGACAAGGGGCCCGAAGTCAAAATCATCGCCGCGTTTACCAGCAAGCTGACCCATGATTTGGTCGTCCGGCCCAGCATCAACTCGGCCAAAGATCTGCGCGGCAAACGGCTCGGCGTTCAAGTGATCGGCGGCAGCCTGTGGATCACCGCTATGCTGGCGCTGGAACAACTCAAGATCGATCCGGCGCGCGACGATATCAAAGTCCTCACCATCGGCGACCAGATCGTACTCGCCCAGGCGCTAGAAAGCGGCGTCATCGATGCCGCGCCGCTGGACACCGCATTTAGCAAAAAGCTCAAGCAAAAGGGCTTTCCGGTGCTCGTCGAACTGAACAAAACCAATACCAGGACGGTTAGTTCCACCGTCGTCGTGCTCAATTCGTTTTTGCAATCGCAGCCGCAAGTTCTGGAAAATCTTTTGAAAGCCTTGATCGAAGGAACCGCCTTTACGCTTGCAACAGACAACAAACCACTGGTCGTCAAGACGATTATGAAGCGGCTCAAGATCAGCGACCCGGCTGACGCCGAGGAAGGCTACGCCGGTCTTGCCCCGTCCACCGAATTAAAGCCCTACCCGTCGATGGAAGGCATGCGCAACATGCAGCGCTTCATGAAGACGCAAAACCCGCAGGTGGCCAACGTCAACCTGGACAGCCTGATCGACGCTAGGTTGGTGAAGAAGCTCGATGACAGTGGCTTTATCGATCAAACGTTGAAGAGCTATGGCCTCGGCAAGTAA